In Felis catus isolate Fca126 chromosome A3, F.catus_Fca126_mat1.0, whole genome shotgun sequence, a single genomic region encodes these proteins:
- the PELI1 gene encoding E3 ubiquitin-protein ligase pellino homolog 1: MFSPDQENHPSKAPVKYGELIVLGYNGSLPNGDRGRRKSRFALFKRPKANGVKPSTVHIACTPQAAKAISNKDQHSISYTLSRAQTVVVEYTHDSNTDMFQIGRSTESPIDFVVTDTVPGSQSNSDTQSVQSTISRFACRIICERNPPFTARIYAAGFDSSKNIFLGEKAAKWKTSDGQMDGLTTNGVLVMHPRNGFTEDSKPGIWREISVCGNVFSLRETRSAQQRGKMVEIETNQLQDGSLIDLCGATLLWRTAEGLSHTPTVKHLEALRQEINAARPQCPVGFNTLAFPSMKRKDVVDEKQPWVYLNCGHVHGYHNWGNKEERDGKDRECPMCRSVGPYVPLWLGCEAGFYVDAGPPTHAFSPCGHVCSEKTTAYWSQIPLPHGTHTFHAACPFCAHQLAGEQGYIRLIFQGPLD; this comes from the exons GTATAATGGATCTCTCCCAAACGGCgatagaggaagaaggaaaagtaggTTTGCTTTGTTTAAAAGACCTAAGGCAAATGGGGTGAAGCCCAGCACTGTGCATATTGCTTGTACTCCTCAGGCTgcaaag gcAATAAGCAACAAGGACCAGCACAGCATATCGTATACCTTATCTCGGGCCCAGACAGTAGTGGTTGAATATACTCATGACAGCAACACTGATATGTTTCAG atTGGTCGGTCAACTGAAAGTCCAATTGATTTTGTAGTAACTGACACAGTTCCCGGAAGCCAAAGTAATTCTGATACACAGTCCGTGCAAAGCACTATATCAAGGTTTGCCTGTAGAATCATATGTGAACGGAATCCCCCCTTTACAGCACGGATTTATGCTGCAGGATTTGACTCATCAAAAAACATCTTCCTTGGG GAGAAGGCTGCCAAATGGAAGACAtcagatgggcagatggatggttTGACCACTAATGGCGTTCTTGTTATGCATCCACGCAATGGGTTCACAGAAGACTCCAAGCCTGGAATATGGAGAGAAATATCAGTGTGTGGAAATGTGTTCAGCCTGCGGGAAACCAGATCAGCTCAGCAGAGAGGAAAAATG GTGGAAATTGAAACCAATCAATTACAAGATGGCTCGTTAATTGACCTCTGCGGTGCAACATTGCTGTGGCGTACTGCAGAAGGCCTTTCCCACACTCCTACAGTGAAGCATTTAGAAGCTTTAAGACAGGAAATCAATGCAGCACGACCTCAGTGCCCTGTCGGGTTCAACACACTAGCGTTTCCTAGTATGAAGAGGAAAGATGTTGTTGATGAAAAACAACCATGGGTATATCTAAACTGCGGCCATGTGCATGGCTATCATAACTGGGGAAACAAAGAAGAACGTGATGGAAAAGATCGTGAATGTCCCATGTGTAGGTCTGTTGGTCCCTATGTCCCTCTGTGGCTTGGATGTGAAGCTGGATTTTATGTGGACGCCGGCCCTCCAACCCATGCGTTCAGCCCATGCGGGCATGTGTGTTCAGAAAAGACAACTGCCTATTGGTCCCAGATCCCACTTCCTCATGGTACTCATACTTTTCACGCAGCCTGCCCCTTTTGTGCACATCAGTTGGC